From Amycolatopsis sp. WQ 127309:
GGGAACAGACGTCCTTTAAGGACCCGTCCGGTGAGGCGGGGAAGGAGTCCGCAGTGTCGTCACGACCCCGTGACGCGGCTGGTTCGGCCGGGGAGCGCGAGCTCCTGACGGCCGGCGACGTCGCGCGCACGATCGCCCGAATGGCCCATCAGGTCATCGAAAAGACCGCGAACGGTGCGGAAAGCACTACCCCGCCCGTGTTGCTGGGAATTCCCACCCGCGGCACCCCCCTCGCGACCCGCCTCGCCGGCAAGATCGGCGAGTTCTCCGGAGTACGCCCGCCGACCGGCGCCCTCGACGTCACCCTCTACCGGGACGACCTGCGCCGCCGCCCGCCCCGCGCGCTCGAGCAGACGCAGCTGCCGCCCGGCGGGATCGACGACCGGGTGGTGATCCTGGTCGACGACGTCCTGTTCTCCGGCCGCACGATCCGGGCCGCGCTCGATGCCCTCCGTGATCACGGCCGCCCCCGCGCGGTGCAGCTGGCGGTGCTCGTCGACCGAGGTCACCGTGAGCTGCCGATCCGCGCGGACTACGTCGGCAAGAACGTGCCCACCGCCCGCACCGAGGGCGTGTCGGTCCTGCTGGCGGAGATCGACGGCCGCGACTCGGTGCTGCTCCGCGCAAGCGAAGAAGTCCCTGGAGAAGATTCGTGAAGCACCTGCTCGCCACGGACGGGCTCGACCCGGCGCTGGCCACGGCCGTGCTGGACACGGCCGACGAGCTGAAGCACACGCTGCTCGGCCGCGAGGTCAAGAAGCTGCCGACGCTGCGCGGCCGCACCGTGATCACCCTGTTCTACGAGAACTCGACGCGCACCCGGGTGTCGTTCGAGATCGCCGGGAAGTGGATGAGCGCCGACGTGATCAACGTCTCGGCGTCCAGCTCCTCGGTCAACAAGGGGGAGTCCCTGCGGGACACGGCGCTGACGCTGGCCGCCGCGGGCGCCGACTGCGTGATCGTCCGGCACCCCGCCAGCGGCGCGGCCCAGCGGCTGTCGGAGTGGCTGGCCGAGCCCGGCACGTCGGTGGTCAACGCCGGCGACGGCACCCACGAGCACCCGACCCAGGCGCTGCTCGACGCGGCGACGCTGCGGGAGCGGCTCGGGTCCTTGAAGGACCGTCGCATCGCGATCGTCGGCGACGTGCTGCACAGCCGCGTCGCCCGCTCGAACCTGCACCTGCTTTCGGCCCTGGGCGCGGAAGTGGTGCTCGTCGCGCCGCCGACGTTGCTGCCCTACGGCGTCGAAAGCCTGCCGGTGACCGTCTCGCACGACCTCGACGCCGAGCTGCCCGCGGTCGACGCGGTGATGATGCTCAGGGTCCAGGCCGAACGGATGCACGGCGGGTTTTTTCCGAGCGCACGTGAGTACTCGATCGCCTACGGCCTTTCGGAACGGCGGCAGAAGCTGCTGCCGGACCACGCGGTCGTGCTGCA
This genomic window contains:
- the pyrR gene encoding bifunctional pyr operon transcriptional regulator/uracil phosphoribosyltransferase PyrR, producing MSSRPRDAAGSAGERELLTAGDVARTIARMAHQVIEKTANGAESTTPPVLLGIPTRGTPLATRLAGKIGEFSGVRPPTGALDVTLYRDDLRRRPPRALEQTQLPPGGIDDRVVILVDDVLFSGRTIRAALDALRDHGRPRAVQLAVLVDRGHRELPIRADYVGKNVPTARTEGVSVLLAEIDGRDSVLLRASEEVPGEDS
- a CDS encoding aspartate carbamoyltransferase catalytic subunit; this encodes MKHLLATDGLDPALATAVLDTADELKHTLLGREVKKLPTLRGRTVITLFYENSTRTRVSFEIAGKWMSADVINVSASSSSVNKGESLRDTALTLAAAGADCVIVRHPASGAAQRLSEWLAEPGTSVVNAGDGTHEHPTQALLDAATLRERLGSLKDRRIAIVGDVLHSRVARSNLHLLSALGAEVVLVAPPTLLPYGVESLPVTVSHDLDAELPAVDAVMMLRVQAERMHGGFFPSAREYSIAYGLSERRQKLLPDHAVVLHPGPMLRGMEIASAVADSPASAITEQVRNGVHVRMAVLYHLLASEGAAA